A single window of Amphiura filiformis chromosome 17, Afil_fr2py, whole genome shotgun sequence DNA harbors:
- the LOC140137367 gene encoding transmembrane protein 141-like gives MVQIGLRNVDDSQYPDLDLKAYMKCQSQAFTFSTLSFITGGGAGYVISHFLPKIYPKYSKKYNFVVMAGFGVMTSYLAAHFLTQQCQRKYFMSGPPASRGPPTERHSQKVTEGETIQELPAGVISSSEQKTIDNEVLFEQHKGVPKRV, from the exons ATGGTACAGATAGGCTTGAGAAATGTTGATGACTCTCAGTACCCA GATCTTGATCTAAAGGCGTATATGAAGTGTCAGTCTCAAGCGTTTACATTTTCAACATTGAGTTTCATCACAG GAGGAGGTGCTGGCTATGTCATTTCTCATTTTCTACCAAAAATCTATCCAAAGTACAGCAAAAAATACAACTTTGTTGTGATGGCTG GTTTTGGGGTTATGACAAGCTACCTAGCAGCCCATTTTCTGACACAGCAAtgccaaagaaaatatttcatgtCAGGACCACCAGCCTCAAGGGGACCACCTACTGAGAGACATTCACAGAAAGTTACAGAGGGAGAAACTATACAAGAACTGCCAGCAGGTGTGATTAGTTCATCAGAACAAAAGACAATAGACAATGAGGTATTGTTTGAACAGCATAAAGGTGTGCCTAAACGAGTATGA
- the LOC140137004 gene encoding uncharacterized protein has protein sequence MLCGEGDSNPKRFWSYIKSKRCENSGVAPLMKHGVLQSDSTTTCKSNMLNDQFASVFTNEDASDLPDLGISPHPPVPSFSIDTEGVRKLLANIKPHTASGPDNLPAYLLKEAADELAPILCLLFNATVHQGKIPLA, from the coding sequence ATGCTGTGTGGAGAAGGAGATAGCAACCCTAAAAGGTTCTGGTCCTACATCAAGAGCAAACGATGCGAGAATTCCGGTGTTGCGCCACTGATGAAACACGGTGTCCTGCAAAGTGACAGCACAACTACATGTAAGTCAAACATGCTGAACGATCAGTTTGCTTCTGTCTTCACCAATGAGGATGCATCTGATTTACCAGATCTTGGCATCAGCCCACACCCACCAGTACCATCTTTCTCCATCGACACTGAAGGTGTTAGGAAACTCCTTGCCAACATCAAACCCCACACAGCCAGTGGTCCTGATAACCTGCCTGCCTATCTTCTTAAAGAAGCAGCGGATGAGCTTGCACCAATTCTGTGCCTTCTCTTCAACGCCACCGTCCATCAAGGAAAGATCCCTCTTGCATAG